In Sporichthya polymorpha DSM 43042, a genomic segment contains:
- a CDS encoding SMP-30/gluconolactonase/LRE family protein: MTTTLTRLASGFVLLEAARWLPEHGLVFSDMLGGGVYALRNDAAPTPLVEHRKGIGGLVPHAEGGLVVSGRNVTHKRADGTGVVLLETAEDEQFFNDLTADSAGRLYIGSVPKDHENGFGRLYRLQTDGAVDVLAEDVRITNGLAADPAGTALFHVDTPRKVVWRYALPGGERTDFVSTEAYPGVPDGLALAADGTLFVALAGGSLVVGFDPSGAVVAEIEVPARLVTSVCLGGEDLRTLFVLTGVNSEYPDPAGGSVFAMPAATAGLPAPAAAVRLA; the protein is encoded by the coding sequence GTGACGACCACGCTGACCCGACTCGCCTCGGGATTCGTCCTGCTCGAGGCCGCCCGCTGGCTGCCCGAGCACGGGCTGGTGTTCTCGGACATGCTCGGCGGCGGCGTGTACGCGTTGCGGAACGACGCCGCGCCGACCCCGCTGGTCGAGCACCGCAAGGGCATCGGCGGTCTGGTGCCGCACGCGGAGGGCGGCCTGGTCGTGAGCGGTCGCAACGTGACGCACAAGCGCGCGGACGGGACCGGCGTCGTGCTGCTGGAGACGGCGGAGGACGAGCAGTTCTTCAACGACCTCACCGCGGACTCCGCCGGCCGCCTCTACATCGGGTCGGTGCCGAAGGACCACGAGAACGGGTTCGGCCGCCTCTACCGGCTGCAGACCGACGGCGCGGTCGACGTGCTCGCCGAGGACGTGCGCATCACCAACGGCCTGGCCGCGGACCCGGCGGGCACGGCGCTCTTCCACGTCGACACCCCGCGCAAGGTCGTCTGGCGCTACGCGTTGCCCGGCGGTGAGCGCACCGACTTCGTCTCCACGGAGGCATATCCCGGAGTGCCCGACGGCCTCGCGCTGGCGGCGGACGGCACCCTGTTCGTCGCGCTGGCCGGCGGATCGCTGGTGGTGGGGTTCGACCCCTCCGGTGCTGTGGTCGCGGAGATCGAGGTGCCCGCCCGGCTGGTGACCTCGGTCTGCCTCGGCGGCGAGGACCTGCGCACGCTGTTCGTGCTGACCGGGGTCAACTCCGAGTACCCGGATCCAGCCGGCGGTTCGGTGTTCGCGATGCCCGCCGCGACGGCGGGTCTGCCCGCTCCCGCGGCGGCCGTACGCCTGGCGTGA
- a CDS encoding acetyl-CoA hydrolase/transferase family protein, producing the protein MDSAILRDLIRPGDLIVAGQALGEPTALIAEVFAAVADVPGVRMFAGMSLTTVFPEAPPGFGLCSFVGMPPFSDLIADGRLDLIPAHMSALPRLFAAGPLKADVVLVSVSPPDAEGFCSLGVVSDYVWPAVHSARVVIAEINDAIPVVAGETRLHVDTFAATMKVSHPLPEYRAQAPSALEQEIGRHVAGFVRDRSCVQVGIGKLAEAVLHAVVDRRDLSIHSGMIGDTALALMRDGVVTNRFKEIDEGRTVAGSILGSARGVALAAAEPRLDLRSVSYTHDPGVVGSISNFVCVNSALEVDLFGQVNSEVAGSRYVGAVGGSVDFLRAAVVSPGGRAIVALPTTASRGRSRIVPQVARVTAAGADVDVVVTEYGVADLRGVSASERARRIVAVAAPEHRETLTKAATEAGL; encoded by the coding sequence ATGGATTCCGCCATTCTTCGCGATCTCATCCGGCCCGGCGACCTGATCGTCGCGGGTCAGGCGCTGGGCGAACCGACGGCGTTGATCGCGGAGGTCTTCGCCGCGGTGGCGGACGTCCCCGGCGTCCGGATGTTCGCCGGGATGAGCCTGACCACGGTCTTCCCCGAGGCCCCGCCCGGGTTCGGGCTGTGCTCGTTCGTCGGCATGCCGCCGTTCTCGGACCTGATCGCCGACGGGCGGCTGGACCTGATCCCCGCGCACATGTCGGCGCTGCCGCGGCTGTTCGCCGCCGGCCCGCTGAAGGCCGATGTGGTCCTGGTCAGCGTCAGCCCGCCCGACGCCGAGGGGTTCTGCAGCCTCGGGGTGGTTTCTGACTACGTGTGGCCGGCGGTGCACTCTGCCCGCGTGGTGATCGCGGAGATCAACGACGCGATCCCCGTCGTCGCCGGCGAAACGCGGCTGCACGTCGACACCTTCGCCGCGACGATGAAGGTCTCGCACCCGTTGCCGGAGTACCGGGCGCAGGCTCCGTCAGCGCTGGAGCAGGAGATCGGCCGCCACGTCGCCGGGTTTGTCCGGGACCGCAGTTGCGTCCAGGTCGGCATCGGGAAGCTGGCGGAGGCGGTGCTGCACGCGGTCGTCGATCGCCGCGACCTGTCGATCCACTCCGGGATGATCGGCGACACCGCCCTGGCGTTGATGCGCGACGGCGTCGTCACCAACCGGTTCAAGGAGATCGACGAGGGTCGGACCGTCGCCGGATCCATTCTGGGTTCTGCGCGAGGCGTCGCGCTCGCGGCCGCCGAGCCGCGGCTGGACCTGCGATCGGTCTCGTACACGCACGACCCGGGCGTCGTGGGTTCGATCAGCAACTTCGTCTGCGTGAACTCCGCCCTCGAGGTCGACCTGTTCGGGCAGGTGAACAGCGAGGTGGCCGGGAGTCGCTATGTCGGCGCGGTCGGTGGATCCGTGGACTTCCTGCGTGCGGCCGTGGTCTCGCCGGGGGGACGCGCGATCGTCGCGCTGCCCACCACGGCCTCCCGCGGTCGGTCGCGGATCGTGCCGCAGGTCGCGCGCGTGACCGCGGCCGGCGCCGACGTCGACGTCGTCGTGACCGAGTACGGCGTCGCCGACCTGCGCGGGGTGAGCGCGAGCGAGCGGGCGCGGCGGATCGTCGCCGTCGCCGCCCCGGAGCACCGGGAGACGTTGACCAAAGCCGCCACGGAGGCCGGACTGTGA
- a CDS encoding class I adenylate-forming enzyme family protein produces MSGCVFPVPGATTPEVLAAVAATHPDREFVVAEDGRASYGEVAVRAAALATRLRAAGVQPGDRVGLSLPNGLRWVVGLLGAHAAGACALPLNTWYKPAEFDAVLKRATPRVVLTPENYDAFGGDDISTPCTEDDISSALETLRAAPAGETDLALLLFTSGSSAEPKAVPLTQGGMVSTARAVGERQGIRDGDRFWFALPLFFVFGCSNALPNALVHGATLCVQERFEPAAALEFIERERCTVYYGVAPVTRALAAHPDLARRDISSLRTGTANATPEDLRIAIEELGVTDVCNAYGLTEGHGHSTITAHTDPPAIRMATQGTPLPTQEVRIVGEDGAPAPAGTTGHIQIRGTITPGYLDAPEQNATAFDPDGWFRTGDLGWFDDAGRLHYIGRSYEMIKSKGINISPAEVEALLVQHAEVDQAFVFCVETDTGDQDVGAVLVTTTVEHDRLAKEVVDWARERISTYKVPRRTWVLTADQLPLTPTGKVSKRLLRDQVLTPST; encoded by the coding sequence GTGTCCGGCTGTGTGTTCCCCGTCCCCGGTGCCACGACCCCGGAGGTGCTGGCCGCGGTCGCCGCGACGCACCCCGACCGCGAGTTCGTCGTGGCCGAGGACGGCCGCGCCTCCTACGGAGAGGTCGCGGTGCGGGCCGCTGCCCTCGCCACGCGCCTCCGGGCCGCCGGCGTGCAGCCCGGCGACCGCGTGGGCCTGTCCCTGCCGAACGGCCTGCGCTGGGTCGTCGGTCTGCTCGGCGCGCACGCCGCCGGCGCCTGCGCCCTCCCGCTCAACACCTGGTACAAGCCCGCCGAGTTCGACGCGGTCCTCAAGCGCGCCACCCCGCGGGTGGTCCTGACGCCGGAGAACTACGACGCCTTCGGTGGAGATGACATCTCCACCCCGTGCACTGAAGATGACATCTCCAGTGCACTCGAGACGTTGCGGGCGGCCCCGGCCGGCGAGACCGACCTCGCCCTGCTGCTGTTCACCAGCGGGTCGTCGGCCGAGCCGAAGGCCGTCCCGCTCACCCAGGGCGGCATGGTCAGCACCGCCCGCGCCGTCGGCGAGCGCCAGGGCATCCGCGACGGCGACCGGTTCTGGTTCGCCCTCCCGCTGTTCTTCGTCTTCGGTTGCTCGAACGCCCTGCCCAACGCACTCGTGCACGGCGCGACCCTGTGCGTGCAGGAGCGGTTCGAGCCGGCCGCGGCGCTCGAGTTCATCGAGCGCGAGCGCTGCACGGTCTACTACGGCGTCGCCCCGGTGACGCGAGCGCTGGCGGCGCATCCCGACCTCGCCCGCCGGGACATCTCGAGCCTGCGCACCGGCACCGCCAACGCGACTCCCGAGGACCTACGCATCGCCATCGAGGAGCTCGGCGTCACCGACGTCTGCAACGCCTACGGCCTGACGGAGGGTCACGGACACTCCACGATCACGGCGCACACCGATCCGCCCGCGATCCGGATGGCCACGCAGGGCACCCCGCTGCCGACGCAGGAGGTGCGGATCGTCGGCGAGGACGGGGCACCCGCGCCGGCCGGGACGACCGGGCACATCCAGATCCGCGGCACGATCACGCCGGGCTACCTTGACGCGCCCGAGCAGAACGCCACGGCGTTCGACCCCGACGGCTGGTTCCGTACCGGCGACCTCGGCTGGTTCGACGACGCCGGTCGGCTCCACTACATCGGCCGCAGCTACGAGATGATCAAGTCCAAGGGCATCAACATCTCCCCCGCCGAGGTCGAGGCCCTGCTGGTCCAACACGCCGAGGTCGATCAGGCCTTCGTCTTCTGCGTCGAGACCGACACCGGCGACCAGGACGTCGGCGCCGTTCTCGTCACCACCACCGTCGAGCACGACCGCCTCGCCAAGGAGGTCGTCGACTGGGCCCGCGAGCGGATCTCGACCTACAAGGTCCCCCGTCGCACCTGGGTCCTGACGGCCGATCAGCTCCCGCTGACCCCGACCGGCAAGGTCTCGAAGCGGCTGCTCCGAGATCAGGTGCTCACACCGAGTACGTGA
- a CDS encoding SDR family NAD(P)-dependent oxidoreductase — MGTNAWSEADVPDQTGRVAVVTGANTGLGFETARVLAQRGASVVLAVRSFDKGKQAADRIAAVAPGADVTVQELDLSSLTSIRTAAAELAAAHPRIDLLINNAGVMYPPYSKTVDGFELQFGTNHLGHFALTGLLLPQVLATPGSRVVTVSSIGHRLRASIHFDDLQWERKYHKVDAYGQSKLANLMFTYALDRRFVGAGAPARALAAHPGGSNTDLIRNLPRPVRLVGKALVPLVAQSAARGALPSLRAATDPAAEGGQYYGPGGFGELRGLPEVVGSSAQSKDETLQERLWTVSEELTGVTYSV; from the coding sequence GTGGGAACGAACGCATGGTCCGAGGCCGACGTGCCGGACCAGACCGGACGGGTCGCGGTCGTCACCGGCGCCAACACGGGCCTGGGGTTCGAGACCGCGCGGGTGCTCGCGCAGCGGGGTGCGAGCGTCGTGCTCGCGGTCCGCAGTTTCGACAAGGGGAAGCAGGCGGCGGACCGGATTGCCGCGGTGGCGCCCGGCGCCGACGTGACGGTGCAGGAGTTGGACCTCTCGTCGCTCACGTCGATCCGCACGGCGGCGGCCGAGCTCGCCGCCGCGCATCCCCGGATCGACCTGCTGATCAACAACGCCGGCGTCATGTATCCGCCGTACTCGAAGACCGTCGACGGGTTCGAGCTGCAGTTCGGGACCAACCATCTCGGTCACTTCGCGCTGACCGGCCTCCTGCTGCCGCAGGTGCTGGCGACGCCGGGCTCGCGGGTGGTGACGGTCAGCAGCATCGGCCACCGGCTCCGGGCGTCCATCCACTTCGACGACCTGCAGTGGGAGCGCAAGTACCACAAGGTCGACGCCTACGGGCAGTCGAAGCTCGCCAACCTGATGTTCACGTACGCGCTCGACCGTCGGTTCGTCGGCGCCGGCGCGCCCGCCCGTGCGCTTGCGGCCCATCCGGGCGGGTCGAACACCGATCTCATTCGCAACCTCCCGCGGCCGGTCCGGCTGGTCGGCAAAGCCCTGGTTCCGCTGGTCGCGCAGTCCGCGGCCCGGGGCGCGCTGCCCTCCCTGCGCGCCGCCACCGACCCCGCCGCTGAGGGCGGCCAGTACTACGGCCCCGGCGGGTTTGGCGAGTTGCGCGGTCTCCCCGAGGTCGTCGGCTCGAGCGCCCAGTCGAAGGACGAGACGCTCCAGGAGCGGCTCTGGACCGTCTCCGAGGAGCTGACCGGGGTCACGTACTCGGTGTGA
- a CDS encoding 2Fe-2S iron-sulfur cluster-binding protein: protein MPKLTVQRPSGVDEILDVPVGDSVMEAATAAGVSEIEAICGGDMICSTCHVYVVDGPVDALPPISDEEDEALGFVKAPREPGSRLSCQLPMSDAVDGLVVRVAPTQ, encoded by the coding sequence ATGCCCAAGCTCACCGTGCAACGCCCGAGCGGCGTTGACGAGATCCTCGACGTCCCCGTGGGGGACTCGGTCATGGAGGCGGCCACCGCGGCCGGAGTCTCCGAGATCGAGGCGATCTGCGGCGGGGACATGATCTGCTCCACCTGTCACGTCTACGTCGTGGACGGTCCGGTCGACGCCCTCCCGCCGATCAGCGACGAGGAGGACGAGGCCCTCGGCTTCGTCAAGGCCCCGCGGGAACCCGGGAGCCGGCTGTCCTGCCAGCTGCCGATGTCTGACGCCGTCGACGGCCTCGTGGTGCGGGTGGCGCCGACGCAGTAG
- a CDS encoding cytochrome P450 — protein sequence MTETASETRPAAPAEHELIEGAGGSCGCPFATVNQLPDVSKLMRTKGAVAHKPELFAGVKADPVNGEINVREFLGASFMFNEGDSHRSRRKLLNPLVRVDALSGIREEIILPEADRLLEERRRTADADGLVRMDLVDFLERVFLHFTARLIGLTDMERNERIELMRSFAGPIAAGMSSAYLADRTAVNKMALEAKARYAAEFVYPSLEWHREQRKRIEAGEISEDDVPNSLLKMVAAGLHPDWEKDSDVVVESGLLFAASVGTSTQSIVHTLDLLQGWFAEHPEDLADATDPTFLLNALCEVIRMRAPFSPYTTRLALTDNELSDGTQIHAGQELHIEWVRANRDTEVFGEDANRFNPRRPEPKNGVNRYGLGFGMGTHQCYGLRVVVGNDGKGGAHVELLRKLMAAGIRPDPENPPTSLKKDMNKFSVEDIPRYTAYPVLLTPEA from the coding sequence ATGACTGAGACAGCATCAGAAACCCGGCCCGCGGCTCCGGCCGAGCACGAGCTGATCGAAGGCGCCGGCGGCTCCTGCGGATGCCCGTTCGCGACCGTCAACCAGCTGCCCGACGTCTCGAAGCTGATGCGGACCAAGGGCGCGGTGGCGCACAAGCCCGAGCTGTTCGCCGGCGTCAAGGCGGACCCGGTCAACGGCGAGATCAACGTTCGCGAGTTCCTCGGTGCCTCGTTCATGTTCAACGAGGGCGACTCGCACCGCAGTCGCCGCAAGCTGCTCAACCCGCTGGTCCGCGTGGACGCGCTGTCGGGCATCCGCGAGGAGATCATCCTGCCGGAGGCCGACCGGCTCCTGGAGGAGCGGCGCCGCACGGCCGATGCGGACGGTCTCGTCCGCATGGACCTCGTCGACTTCCTCGAGCGCGTCTTCCTCCACTTCACCGCGCGCCTGATCGGGCTGACGGACATGGAGCGCAACGAGCGCATCGAGCTCATGCGCAGCTTCGCCGGGCCGATCGCGGCCGGGATGAGCTCGGCGTACCTCGCGGACCGCACCGCGGTGAACAAGATGGCGCTGGAGGCCAAGGCGCGCTACGCCGCCGAGTTCGTCTACCCCTCGCTGGAGTGGCACCGTGAGCAGCGCAAGCGCATCGAGGCCGGCGAGATCTCCGAGGATGACGTCCCGAACAGCCTGCTGAAGATGGTCGCGGCCGGGCTGCACCCCGACTGGGAGAAGGACTCCGACGTCGTCGTCGAGTCGGGGCTGCTGTTCGCGGCCTCCGTCGGCACGAGCACGCAGTCGATCGTGCACACCCTCGACCTGCTGCAGGGCTGGTTCGCCGAGCACCCCGAGGACCTCGCGGACGCCACCGACCCCACGTTTCTGCTGAACGCGCTGTGCGAGGTCATCCGCATGCGCGCGCCGTTCTCGCCGTACACGACGCGGCTCGCGCTGACCGACAACGAACTCTCCGACGGCACGCAGATCCACGCCGGCCAGGAACTCCACATCGAGTGGGTGCGCGCCAACCGCGACACCGAGGTGTTCGGTGAGGACGCGAACCGGTTCAACCCGCGGCGTCCGGAGCCGAAGAACGGCGTCAACCGCTACGGGCTCGGCTTCGGCATGGGCACGCACCAGTGCTACGGCCTCCGCGTCGTCGTCGGCAACGACGGCAAGGGCGGCGCGCACGTCGAACTGCTGCGCAAGCTGATGGCCGCCGGCATCCGGCCGGACCCGGAGAACCCGCCGACGTCCCTGAAGAAGGACATGAACAAGTTCTCCGTCGAGGACATCCCGCGGTACACGGCGTACCCCGTCCTGCTGACCCCCGAGGCCTGA
- a CDS encoding non-heme iron oxygenase ferredoxin subunit: protein MRCRVASLGELEPGSLRRVEPEGTAICLVRLNDGGVFAIGDECSHEDIELSDGDLDGDEVMCPAHGSCFDVRTGKPSGLPATAPVPTYPVHIDGDEVFVEIGD from the coding sequence ATGCGCTGCCGCGTCGCCAGCCTCGGCGAGCTCGAACCCGGCTCGCTGCGCCGGGTCGAGCCGGAGGGCACGGCCATCTGTCTCGTACGTCTGAACGACGGTGGCGTGTTCGCCATCGGCGACGAGTGCAGCCACGAGGACATCGAACTCTCGGACGGCGACCTCGACGGTGACGAGGTGATGTGCCCCGCGCACGGTTCCTGCTTCGACGTCCGCACCGGCAAGCCCAGCGGTCTGCCCGCCACAGCCCCCGTCCCGACCTACCCCGTGCACATCGACGGGGACGAGGTCTTCGTCGAGATCGGTGACTGA
- a CDS encoding aldehyde dehydrogenase family protein, producing the protein MFVRSNQFLGGRWVAAAGDAVLEVVSPTTEEVVGRVPVATPGEVDEAVAAARAAFDSGPWPRLSLDERAALLRKFVECLDAKRARAIDLQILEMGATRTFTTVTMASVRPFLEAAVADAHRISTRDVRDGAVGKVLVLREPVGVTAAVTPWNAPVMVVLSKVLPSLLMGCPIVVKPAPESPLSCYVLAEAAVEAGLPPGVLSIVNGGVEVGAYLVGHPDVDLVTFTGSVGGGKAIAETCARLLRPVTLELGGKSAALVAEGVDMRPYLQSLVDSSLRNSGQMCISTNRVLVHSSQRDELVAQLREYVSTLKVGDPDDADTYFGPLCSQRQRDIVESFISAGIEDGAKLVHGGGRPEGLEKGWFVEPTIFLDVRNDMRIAQEEIFGPVLSVISYSDEDEAIAIANDSRFGLGGTVFAPTTEHAIELASRIVTGTCAVNGGPPSGGGGPFGGRKESGLGRERSVEGLEFFLATKSVALPAGYVPAEAVSA; encoded by the coding sequence ATGTTCGTCCGGAGCAACCAGTTTCTCGGGGGCCGCTGGGTAGCGGCGGCCGGCGACGCGGTTCTCGAGGTCGTGTCGCCCACGACCGAGGAGGTTGTCGGTCGCGTTCCCGTGGCCACGCCGGGCGAGGTCGACGAGGCCGTCGCCGCCGCGCGCGCGGCGTTCGACTCCGGCCCGTGGCCGCGGCTGAGCCTGGACGAGCGGGCGGCGCTGCTCCGCAAGTTCGTCGAGTGCCTGGACGCGAAGCGCGCCCGCGCGATCGACCTGCAGATCCTGGAGATGGGCGCGACCCGGACGTTCACCACCGTCACGATGGCGTCGGTCCGCCCGTTCCTCGAGGCGGCCGTTGCCGACGCCCACCGCATCTCCACCCGCGACGTGCGCGACGGCGCGGTCGGCAAGGTCCTCGTCCTGCGGGAGCCCGTCGGCGTCACGGCTGCCGTCACTCCGTGGAACGCCCCGGTGATGGTGGTCCTGTCGAAGGTGCTCCCGTCGCTGCTGATGGGCTGCCCGATCGTCGTCAAGCCCGCGCCCGAGTCCCCGCTCTCCTGCTACGTCCTCGCTGAGGCGGCCGTCGAGGCCGGCCTCCCGCCGGGCGTCCTCAGCATCGTCAACGGCGGGGTCGAGGTGGGCGCGTACCTCGTCGGGCACCCGGACGTCGACCTCGTCACCTTCACCGGCAGCGTCGGCGGCGGCAAGGCGATCGCCGAGACCTGCGCGCGGCTGCTGCGCCCGGTCACCCTGGAACTCGGCGGCAAATCCGCGGCGCTCGTCGCCGAGGGCGTCGACATGCGCCCGTACCTGCAGTCGCTCGTCGACTCCTCACTGCGCAACAGCGGGCAGATGTGCATCTCCACGAACCGCGTCCTGGTGCACTCCTCACAGCGGGACGAACTCGTCGCGCAGCTTCGCGAGTACGTCTCGACCCTCAAGGTCGGGGACCCGGACGACGCCGACACCTACTTCGGCCCCCTGTGCTCGCAGCGCCAGCGTGACATCGTCGAGAGCTTCATCTCGGCGGGCATCGAGGACGGCGCGAAGCTCGTCCACGGCGGCGGACGTCCCGAGGGCCTGGAGAAGGGCTGGTTCGTCGAGCCGACGATCTTTCTCGACGTCCGCAACGACATGCGCATCGCGCAGGAGGAGATCTTCGGGCCGGTCCTGTCGGTCATCTCCTATTCCGACGAGGACGAGGCGATCGCGATCGCCAACGACAGCCGTTTCGGTCTCGGTGGCACCGTCTTCGCCCCGACCACCGAGCACGCCATCGAGCTCGCGAGCCGGATCGTCACCGGGACCTGCGCGGTCAACGGTGGTCCGCCGTCCGGCGGCGGCGGTCCGTTCGGCGGCCGCAAGGAGTCGGGCCTCGGGCGCGAGCGCAGCGTCGAGGGCCTGGAGTTCTTCCTCGCCACCAAGTCGGTCGCGCTGCCCGCCGGCTACGTTCCGGCCGAGGCGGTGAGCGCCTGA
- a CDS encoding TIGR03619 family F420-dependent LLM class oxidoreductase: MPQFGVKLPGLVPRYAPTLRDVPDLVVEFERLGFDDVMDGEHILFAPVMHHPGGSGNMVHGRDTQHSDRCDSMLMFATCAARTTRIRFVSGILLAAAHNFAILARQAATLDQLSAGRFTLGVGAGWYADEFAAMGIPPAERGRRLEEILRACRELWAPGLSEFESEHISFSGVITEPAPFTPGGPPVWWAGDASHRVTARRVVTLGHGWLAREAAPEAEIEASAAGIRAACEQYGRDPATVGMRVSLTATEDWNKAQSFDDLVEASVARVRRLVPLGITHFNVPLNYYGLDLDQLGQLLKALREAVEIPGV, translated from the coding sequence GTGCCTCAGTTCGGAGTCAAGCTACCGGGTCTCGTTCCCCGGTACGCGCCGACCCTGCGTGATGTCCCCGACCTCGTCGTCGAGTTCGAGCGGCTCGGGTTCGACGACGTCATGGACGGCGAGCACATTCTGTTCGCGCCCGTCATGCACCACCCTGGTGGCTCCGGGAACATGGTCCACGGCCGGGACACGCAGCACTCCGACCGCTGCGACTCGATGCTGATGTTCGCCACGTGCGCCGCCCGGACGACACGGATCCGGTTCGTCTCCGGCATCCTGCTCGCCGCCGCGCACAACTTCGCGATCCTCGCCCGCCAGGCGGCCACGCTCGACCAGCTCTCGGCCGGCCGTTTCACCCTCGGGGTGGGGGCGGGCTGGTACGCCGACGAGTTCGCGGCAATGGGCATCCCGCCGGCGGAGCGCGGGCGGCGGCTGGAGGAGATCCTCCGCGCCTGCCGGGAACTGTGGGCGCCGGGGCTGTCGGAGTTCGAGAGCGAGCACATCTCCTTCTCCGGCGTGATCACCGAACCGGCGCCGTTCACGCCCGGCGGACCGCCGGTCTGGTGGGCCGGCGACGCCTCGCACCGGGTGACGGCGCGACGCGTCGTCACGCTGGGCCACGGCTGGCTCGCCCGCGAGGCCGCCCCCGAGGCCGAGATCGAGGCCTCGGCCGCCGGCATCCGCGCGGCCTGCGAGCAGTACGGCCGCGACCCCGCGACCGTCGGGATGCGCGTCTCGCTGACCGCGACCGAGGACTGGAACAAGGCGCAGAGCTTCGACGACCTCGTCGAGGCGTCGGTCGCGCGGGTCCGGCGGCTCGTTCCGCTGGGAATCACGCATTTCAACGTTCCGCTGAATTACTACGGTCTCGATTTGGATCAGCTGGGCCAATTGTTGAAAGCGCTCAGAGAAGCGGTCGAAATCCCCGGCGTGTAG
- a CDS encoding Zn-ribbon domain-containing OB-fold protein has product MTPNSAVTTEDPLTAPFWAAARDGRLVVQRCRECQVLRWPPLDGCPECLHPEAEWTEIRPHGEVWSFVVYLRAFSKELAADVPYTVAMVKLDDGPYMVGRLETEEPLTVGDRVEAAFVDGQVRWRRTSSVLSAGARGEYQ; this is encoded by the coding sequence GTGACGCCGAACTCAGCGGTTACTACCGAAGATCCCCTGACCGCGCCGTTCTGGGCGGCCGCGCGGGACGGCCGCCTGGTGGTCCAGCGGTGCCGGGAGTGCCAGGTGCTGCGGTGGCCGCCGCTCGACGGGTGCCCGGAGTGTCTGCACCCCGAGGCGGAATGGACGGAGATCCGCCCCCACGGTGAGGTGTGGAGCTTCGTCGTCTACCTGCGCGCGTTCTCCAAGGAGCTCGCCGCGGACGTCCCCTACACGGTCGCGATGGTGAAGCTCGACGACGGCCCGTACATGGTCGGCCGGCTCGAGACCGAGGAGCCGCTCACGGTCGGCGACCGGGTCGAGGCCGCGTTCGTGGACGGCCAGGTCCGGTGGCGGCGCACCTCCTCGGTGCTGTCCGCGGGCGCCCGGGGCGAGTACCAGTGA
- a CDS encoding thiolase C-terminal domain-containing protein yields the protein MPRRLGGQVAIVGLGHTVQGELPGRSVSSIAVEAGAAALADAGIDRKDLDGLIACKSVQGGGGDVATGKLLGVNLPYVQTLDYGTCNFSLHLAVMAILSGMAETVLLTYGANARSGKFDFGAPVYGVDMAEANGLVHIAGRAGLALQRHKAIYGTTDEQFGMLAVGQRQWAQRNPNAIFRTPMTMDDYLAQPYMVAPLRRADVTMISDGGVAFVVTTAERARDLPNRPVYVAGIAEHAGVRGEHNPENLLRPWLRDAAGAIWANTGLGPDDIDALYIQDPTALWSLQMLEYYGFCGIGEGGPFLGEGHTLPGGRLPLNTHGGQLSESYSWGWMHLVEAVRQLRGQAGERQLDDPRLALYCSSHGFVKAAASVLSTDPEVAA from the coding sequence ATGCCGCGTCGGCTCGGTGGCCAGGTCGCCATCGTCGGCCTGGGGCACACGGTCCAGGGCGAGCTTCCGGGACGGTCCGTCTCGTCGATCGCCGTCGAGGCCGGAGCGGCCGCGCTCGCCGATGCCGGGATCGACCGCAAGGACCTCGACGGCCTGATCGCGTGCAAGTCCGTCCAGGGCGGCGGCGGGGACGTGGCGACCGGCAAGCTGCTCGGCGTCAACCTCCCCTACGTCCAGACCCTCGACTACGGGACGTGCAACTTCTCGCTGCACCTCGCGGTGATGGCGATCCTGTCGGGGATGGCCGAGACGGTCCTGCTCACCTACGGCGCGAACGCGCGGAGCGGGAAGTTCGACTTCGGGGCGCCCGTGTACGGCGTCGACATGGCCGAGGCCAACGGCCTCGTGCACATCGCTGGCCGCGCCGGCCTGGCGCTGCAGCGGCACAAGGCGATCTACGGCACCACCGACGAGCAGTTCGGCATGCTCGCCGTCGGCCAGCGGCAGTGGGCGCAGCGCAACCCGAACGCCATCTTCCGCACGCCAATGACGATGGACGACTACCTCGCCCAGCCGTACATGGTCGCGCCGCTGCGGCGGGCCGACGTCACGATGATCAGCGACGGCGGTGTCGCCTTCGTGGTCACCACGGCCGAGCGGGCGCGGGACCTTCCCAACCGCCCGGTGTACGTCGCCGGCATCGCCGAGCACGCGGGGGTGCGCGGCGAGCACAACCCGGAGAACCTGCTCCGCCCCTGGCTCCGCGACGCGGCCGGGGCGATCTGGGCGAACACCGGGCTCGGTCCCGACGACATCGACGCGCTCTACATCCAGGACCCCACGGCGCTGTGGTCCCTGCAGATGTTGGAGTACTACGGCTTCTGCGGCATCGGCGAGGGCGGGCCGTTCCTCGGCGAGGGGCACACGCTCCCCGGTGGCCGACTTCCCCTGAACACCCACGGCGGCCAGCTGTCCGAGAGCTACAGCTGGGGATGGATGCACCTGGTCGAGGCGGTCCGCCAACTGCGCGGACAGGCCGGCGAACGTCAACTCGACGATCCTCGCCTCGCCCTCTACTGCTCCAGCCACGGCTTCGTGAAGGCCGCCGCGTCCGTGCTCTCCACCGATCCGGAGGTGGCGGCGTGA